The DNA region TTCAGGACAAGTTTTATGAACCAATGGAGTTTGCAGCACAATTTTTGCAAATCAATCACATCAGACTTATTAGCCAAAAAGCAATGGCACAAACCGAAACTGCAATTTTATCAATGCATATAATGAAATAATCCATAATGCTTTTTTTTGCTAAATGCTAAATaaagagaattttaattaatcaaataAGATCCTAAGGGCCTCCTTATGACTCATACCAAGCAATTGTTTACGTACAAAATTAAATTAAACACCAGTGAGCTTCGTCAAGATGACATTCAGAAGCTGAAAATCTATAGTCATTTAACCTAGTGTTTAACATCTCCGGGTTTGAGACCAATTAGTGAAGTTTTAACATTTGATGCATCAAAACCTATCTTTAGGTCTTACGTGTAAGTGCATCTTAGCAAGATCTATGCACATGTTATGATATTCCTGAAAACCAAATGAAATATCACCCTTCACACAACCTCTTATCCTACTtgcataatttattatttattaacgGAAGGCAAGAACATGTTGGCACAAATAAGATGGGAAGAGAAACAATTTATGCAAAAGAAGTCCCAAAGGTGGGCAGCAAAAAGTATTCAGTTTTTCTTAGCCTCAACATTAAGATATAAATTATAGTATCTAAATACACATCATACtctatatatgcacacatatacaTACCTTAGGCACACGCTAGATTTACAAACCTATACACACATCTATTGAAGATATTCACAAAGCCTCCGACTCCGCAAGTGACGACACGTCATGCTCCCATTATTGTCCACATGCTCTCGAGATTTTCTGAAAAAATTCTATTTACGGGTGCAAGCCTGGTGGGAGACCAGAGTCGAATTCAGTGAAATGACCAACACACTATGAGTGCAAGCATTCTGCAGTTGTATCCTACTTGCATTATCAATTTGAAGGAATGTGATCCTATGATTTCATAGAAGGTGAAATCGCAGTGACTTCAATTCTTCGTGAGTTGTTGGATTTCCGATGGACCAATAAGAATCTGTGctataatatttttatgaacAATATATTTGTACAGTCTCATATAAATACACAAATACTTTAAATTACTGTACCATCTCTCCCAAAATATTGTTCCACTTCACCCTTGACGATTTGGATCCCAATTTGAGGAGATACCCAAATACTAGCGTTGAACTTTATGGAATGATGAGGCTACTGTAAGATTGATTAGGCATGGAGCCTGCAATCATTGGCATGTCACTGTGCCAATATGGGTGAAAGGGAGAACTTTGAAGCATATGATATGAGCTCCAAAATCAATGAAGTCCATTCTTCCCCTTTTCTCCTTGGGAAGAGAGAGACATGGGTCCTGCTCTGCAGGTCTGAAGCAGCATGTAGTGTTCGTTCGGGCCCTCCCCATTCTGCTTCTCTCTCTTAGCATCACTTCATCCTCAGACAAACACCGGCACCGCAGCATGCCACCGGCCGAACACATGGTAAAACTTGCGTTACCTTCTCAACACTAGAGCAACGTACGCATCATGAGAACGCCAGTACAGCCAGGGCGCTATTTCAGATTAGCTAGTTTCAAACTGTACCATGTATGCACATCTAAGTGGTTATTTTCGAGATGAATATGTAGAGAAGAATTCAAGGGACGATTTGGTGGCTGTGGTAAATTGGGCAAGGAACTTTTCAGAATAGTTgaagagcatgcatgcatgcaagtgcATGTGTGTACTGGTGGTGGCTGGAGTGTGCATGGATGGCATTGCAATGGTGCACATGGAGGTAATCCACTGCAGGAAGGCGTATTACCTGTTTGCCAGTAGCCTATGGGTCCTAGGCTGTTCTCCCCAATCTGTGCAGAGATTTGAAGGACCTGGGGCTCTGTGCCGCATTATTGTTTCCTGTTCATCAGCCACTGTAAATTCTCGCTGTAAATTTGGTGCACGGACAGTAAAACTACTGTGAGTGATTTATCAGTCACTATGCTTTTGAGAATGACatgcatgttcataattcaaCCTTGACCGAGACTATGTTTGCACGATTCGGTTAAGATTAGTTCTTATGAGTACTAAGTTGCATTATGCTTGTTAGTTCAGGAATTCAGTAGAAACTTAAGAAAACAAGCACAATCACCGGAATGGGGTTCCCTACAAAAATAGCACGATAGTCATACGTTCCGAGAAGACCTGAAAAACGAAATAATTCAGACAACATATTGGTTAAGTTGCCGAAAACATCAGGTATCTTAGCCAAATAACACCATGTTTTGTGGTCTTCATGTTTCAGAAGACCCCAGCTTGGAACATACTAACCCCATGTTTTGTGCACATAATGTTTCACGGCCTCCCAGTAAAAATCCATTCAGTTGGGGTATTGTGAAACATTAAAATTATATAATCTTTGATCTAAGAAACAGACTATACAACCTAATATTATGTGCCACACAGCCAAAGGCCAAGATACATGGATTATCCTGCATTGATGACCACAATATCTGTGGTTTTGTATAGTTCACTCTATTTTGGATTATGTAGTTTTAAGTGGGCAGTCCGTTTGTGTCTAAATCAGAGTGGCACCTAATATTTGAATTCAGATTCATGTTTTGAGAGCCAATGTAAACAATAAACTAATTGTAGTGGTTTGTGAAGTAAATAGCGAGAGGAAACGGCAAGACATAGACAGCGACAAAATGCAGTGTCATGCAAGTGGCAAGATAAAGAGTTTGATGGTACAAAAGGATGGGAATTAATCACAGTGGCAATGACATAAACTCTTGTTTGTCCTTTTTCTACTCGTGCCCAGTAGACAGTAGACATTTATGGCCATGGCCCCTGGTCATGAGTCAATTTCAGCAATGAATCAGTGGCCCCTTTGTCTATCCAGAAACATAAACTGTTTTCTGAAGGAAAAAGAAATCATATTGTTTGGTGAAATCAATGCGTTCTAAAGAGGCC from Phragmites australis chromosome 8, lpPhrAust1.1, whole genome shotgun sequence includes:
- the LOC133925933 gene encoding uncharacterized protein LOC133925933, yielding MNADRAGPLKMLADCPGSFAWVYEHQIGTKSTGRNPVIHFGMQYVSKVLRAMAINVYCLLGTSRKRTNKSLCHCHCLLGTYDYRAIFVGNPIPETIMRHRAPGPSNLCTDWGEQPRTHRLLANSVEKVTQVLPCVRPVACCGAGVCLRMK